CTTCGAAGCTTCGGTCGACGCGGAGGGCCGCATCATCAGCAGCCGGTACTGCACGGGGTGGTCGAGCGCGAAGTGCACGTAGGCCCGCCCGCATTCACCGAGCGCGATGAACGGGTCGGTGACGCGGCCGACGGCATCGCGGATGCGGTTGCCCAGCTCGTCCCACACGCGCAGGCAGACCGCTTCGATCAGCGCTTCCTTGCCGCTGAAGTGCAGGTACACCGAGGGCGTCGTGACCCGGGTCCGCTGGGCCACCGCGCGGAGCGTCAGCGCGTCCTCGTCGCCGGTCTCCACGAGCAACCGCTCGGCGTTGCGCAGGATCTCCTCGCGCAACCGTGCGCCGTCGCCCGCCTTGGCGCGGGCTCTCCTGGCTTCCACGACCCTATGTTGACGCCGTCAAGTTAACGATGTCAAGCTGCTGGCGTGATCGAGGTCGCCCCCCTGGTCCCCGAGGACCGCGAGAGATGGGAAGTCCTGGCCCGCGGCTACAAGGACTTCTACAAGACAGTCGAAACCGACGAGAACTACGAACGGACCTGGCAGCGCCTGCTCGCGGGGGATGGCGTGCACGGGATCGCGGCGCACCTCGACGGGCGGCTGGTCGGGATCGCGCACTACCTCTTCCACTCGGCGGTGTGGATGGACGATTCCTGTTACCTCCAGGACCTCTTCGTCGATGAGAGCGCGCGCGGCCACGGGGCGGCTCGCGCCCTCATCGAGCGGGTGGCGGAGGCGGCACGGGGCCGGGGCTGCCCTCGCCTGTACTGGCAGACGCACCAGGACAACGCCACGGCCCGCGCCCTGTACGACAAGGTCGCCGTCTTCGGCGGGATGATCGTGTACGTGCGACGCTTGGGTTGAGGCCGAAACGCGGGATCGGCGCCCCGGTGATCATCCATACTTCGCGGCGATTCTCGTTGCCACGAAAGGGAAATATGAAGATCTCGCGCATGTTGGTCACCGCGGCGCTTCCGGTCGTGGCCACGGCCGCGGTGCTGACGGCGACCCCCTCCGCCGTCGCCGCGCCCGCCGCCTGCCCCAATCCCGCCGCATCGGACAAGGACTCCGGCTGGGGCACCACGAAGGACAGCACCGGCGGCCCGATCCGGGTCGGCCCGAGCACCGCGTGCGCCACGCGGTTCTGGCCGATGATCGACGACAAGCTCTTCTACAACTGCTACGTCGTCAACAGCTCGGGTCAGAAGTGGACGCACGTCCGGCCGGAC
The window above is part of the Allokutzneria albata genome. Proteins encoded here:
- a CDS encoding TetR/AcrR family transcriptional regulator, with the protein product MEARRARAKAGDGARLREEILRNAERLLVETGDEDALTLRAVAQRTRVTTPSVYLHFSGKEALIEAVCLRVWDELGNRIRDAVGRVTDPFIALGECGRAYVHFALDHPVQYRLLMMRPSASTEASKACFGHMVNAVTACVENGVLQGDPDTLALTMWTAVHGCAALLITQPALPWPDDVNEIIDATVRMAGFGAALNAHLPRRRAPRSAELLDGVSAAAERLKALGRKK
- a CDS encoding GNAT family N-acetyltransferase — its product is MIEVAPLVPEDRERWEVLARGYKDFYKTVETDENYERTWQRLLAGDGVHGIAAHLDGRLVGIAHYLFHSAVWMDDSCYLQDLFVDESARGHGAARALIERVAEAARGRGCPRLYWQTHQDNATARALYDKVAVFGGMIVYVRRLG
- a CDS encoding SH3 domain-containing protein; protein product: MLVTAALPVVATAAVLTATPSAVAAPAACPNPAASDKDSGWGTTKDSTGGPIRVGPSTACATRFWPMIDDKLFYNCYVVNSSGQKWTHVRPDVPNSADKQGWVFSGHLDDGGATKRC